A section of the Fusarium falciforme chromosome 8, complete sequence genome encodes:
- a CDS encoding Spindle pole body component, whose amino-acid sequence MLHEILLSLSGHPSPLLRADTSQPNALSGVSPAERQLLASAAHLSDVHIKLISYTAQIANAHPSTICRAVATAIDTIHLSAFQRKVLEVEASILRDDPELVGAYNIVPLTAVVGEFKDWTRRMDWLWEMVQFMLAKDKKGEVCHGAHLMDRLRLELQSGYRDVQDTAMSLVTVAETAWLKQVSAWILYGRLPSFGIEDFFVQNVQDSDEEYISRASLLPAFVTPATASSMLFIGKSLNHIRVRSSVDSGLRGLDHLSSKLQELSSLSFPIKSTSFSRAITAVRLSLSENTLQKLLPLAKVTEMLQLLRDFFLLGRGEFAMQLTHEADEKIRSRWRRADNLAYEKGDGLKNVTVKEGEVAAVLARTWAVLASMQGQHAEEDEQLELARDLLRLNLTKAKTSTPLGIGSGLSHDAANLLSESPFRNLLFSVPSVLSAQIPPPLDMVLSPSDVQIYSCINAYLLSMRRAHIRLTDLWKITSLRRHHPSHRGDRDQIIMLRKRWTARASSMRSSWTTASAAIFFLAETEAYLQTEIVAGLWEGFNEWLTANDPKHARSGATTPTTRHEDKSGEGEDDDEDDDDLWLREEDDSPVAQENAHKTPDSSPPHDPQTLSTAHRLYLRTLIHRLLLTQPTFTQPLYNLLIHIDHLVAHLHRLHAIFTSIDLETDAGVVDAFVDLESEERDVKRRLHEIETRICSGIEDVVAALRALESDPVFAAEWEGDAAAAEWAPATEDIDEDEDQRGGRARDADDAEERGGYAPSRVGGINRLLMKLDFGTWFGRAGDQYDEDRF is encoded by the exons ATGCTCCACGAaatcctcctctccctctcgggGCACCCATCCCCCCTCCTGCGAGCCGACACCTCACAGCCAAATGCCCTCTCCGGAGTATCCCCTGCCGAGCGTCAGCTCCTCGCCTCGGCCGCACATCTTAGCGACGTCCACATCAAGCTCATCAGCTACACGGCCCAGATAGCCAACGCCCACCCGTCGACCATCTGCCGCGCCGTCGCCACAGCCATCGACACGATACATCTGTCCGCCTTCCAGCGCAAGGtcctcgaggtcgaggcgaGCATTCTGCGGGATGATCCCGAGCTGGTGGGGGCGTACAATATCGTGCCCTTGACGGCGGTGGTAGGAGAGTTCAAGGACTGGACTAGGAGAATGGACTGGCTCTGGGAGATGGTGCAGTTTATGCtggccaaggacaagaagggcgaggtaTGCCACGGAGCGCACCTGATGGACCGACTACGGCTCGAGCTACAGAGCGGATATCGAGATGTGCAAGACACAGCCATGAGTCTTGTTACAGTGGCCGAGACGGCTTGGCTAAAACAAGTATCGGCATGGATATTATACGGCAGACTCCCGAGCTTTGGAATCGAAGACTTTTTTGTGCAAAATGTCCAAGATTCTGACGAG GAGTATATATCACGGGCAAGCTTGCTGCCCGCCTTTGTGACGCCGGCTACAGCCTCTTCGATGCTGTTTATCGGAAAGTCACTAAATCACATCAGAGTCAGAAGCAGCGTTGACTCTGGACTACGAGGACTTGACCATCTATCATCCAAGTTACAGGAGCTCTCGAGTCTTTCTTTTCCCATAAAAAGcaccagcttctcgaggGCCATCACGGCTGTACGACTATCGCTCTCGGAAAATACGCTGCAGAAACTACTACCATTGGCCAAGGTGACAGAGATGCTGCAGCtcctaagagatttctttctACTAGGCCGTGGAGAGTTTGCCATGCAGCTAACCCACGAGGCGGATGAAAAGATACGCAGTCGATGGAGGAGAGCTGACAATCTGGCCTATGAAAAGGGTGACGGTCTCAAGAATGTGACTGTCAAGGAAGGTGAAGTCGCAGCAGTCCTCGCCAGGACGTGGGCGGTTTTGGCGTCGATGCAAGGTCAGCAcgccgaagaagatgagcaaCTTGAGCTTGCTCGAGACTTGTTACGGCTCAATCTCACAAAGGCAAAGACATCTACGCCTCTGGGCATTGGATCTGGTCTGAGTCACGATGCTGCAAACCTACTATCCGAGTCGCCATTCCgcaacctcctcttctctgtcCCCTCTGTATTATCGGCTCAGATCCCGCCACCGTTGGACATGGTTCTATCACCCTCGGATGTCCAGATATACTCATGCATCAATGCCTACCTGCTCTCCATGCGCAGGGCGCACATCAGACTTACCGATTTGTGGAAAATCACCTCCCTCAGACGTCATCACCCATCTCATCGAGGTGATCGGGACCAGATTATTATGCTCCGGAAACGGTGGACGGCGCGGGCGTCATCGATGCGCAGCTCTTGGACCACTGCCAGCGCTGCCATCTTTTTCCTCGCAGAGACAGAAGCCTATCTCCAGACAGAGATTGTAGCCGGGCTGTGGGAGGGCTTCAATGAGTGGTTGACAGCCAATGATCCCAAGCACGCTCGGTCAGGggcgacaacaccaacaaccagaCATGAAGACAAATCCGGGGAGggtgaagacgacgatgaggatgatgacgatctATGGTTGCgtgaagaagacgacagTCCTGTTGCCCAGGAAAACGCTCACAAAACACCAGACTCATCTCCTCCCCACGATCCTCAAACCCTCTCTACAGCTCATCGCCTCTACCTCCGCACCCTCATCCATCGCCTTCTGCTAACCCAGCCCACCTTTACACAGCCCCTGTACAACCTCCTCATCCACATCGACCACCTGGTTGCCCATCTGCATCGTCTGCATGCCATCTTCACTTCGATAGACCTCGAGACAGATGCGGGCGTCGTCGACGCCTTTGTCGACCTCGAATCGGAAGAGCGTGACGTCAAACGCCGCCTCCACGAGATCGAGACCCGCATCTGCTCCGGTATAGAGGACGTGGTGGCCGCCCTGCGCGCCCTCGAGTCCGACCCCGTGTTCGCGGCCGAGTGGGAGGGCgacgctgccgctgccgaatGGGCCCCCGCTACCGAGGAtatcgacgaagacgaggaccAGCGCGGTGGCAGAGCCCGAGACGCCGACGACGCCGAGGAGCGCGGCGGTTATGCGCCCTCTCGGGTCGGCGGCATCAACCGCCTCCTCATGAAGCTCGACTTTGGCACATGGTTCGGCAGAGCGGGGGACCAGTACGACGAGGACCGATTCTGA
- a CDS encoding SH3 domain-containing protein: MAAPFKVKALYEYSSPHEDDLNFGVGQIITVTDEEDDDWYGGEYLDDHGVKQEGIFPRNFVEKFEPTAPPRPTRTRHKKEPEPAQPAEDIAAPPPPPPAQQAPPPAPVPEPEPEIEEVHEPVHKSASPEPPAPAVPEPAPPKPVEPVSAPAPPPAAPKVTEPPAPAPAPAPAAAAPPPKPKPGPPPVSEKPKSSSFKDRIAAFNKPAAPPIAPFKPSGLGGSGSGFVRKPFVAPPPSRHAYVPPPQQTPTAKVYRRDEDPEIKEREAETQGQAERAGLVPSESQEGGNEDQPKPTSLKERIALLQKQQMEQAQRHADAAAKKEKPKKPQKKRESIGHAEALGEAEEAPQQPPVPLERRDTEDSGVRTSIDEPRPNRMPPAPRRRSSKGPAEPIHDGNEADMSGAGDTTEGNDDLTERDDSDGVSRRASRAPTLPVHTGPPPEAPKKEESDNEEEEEEEEEDVDPEVKRKEELRARMAKMSGGMGFHGMFGAPMPAPAPPPKKKKAPKPERTSIDEGVEEASPVSYAAPPIPTMMALPGMGGPRKSEELTRPEEEPEPAARAPPPPVPSLPPRVEEKEDDTDEEGETTPAPPSAPTIPPRDPAGPPPIPGGRPAPPPVPSDARPPPPPPPSDLKSQTEGSESGDELSGGGRESEREMPALTARSPPMPPMPVQPPVLPVRSPSISHDPEEFSPASPSSTANKRLSRPPPPIPGSAPALPSQSRPPPPPPPGALRRQSTQDTQTPTPTRPPQAGEEGDEEVTEYEGDYDTDIASSVPHKDALKAHARDSSLEDNTLQSPVAEAPSNVPPPIPTAAAPRAVPPPVPSQPPPENKRRSVDVPRAAPPPPPPTHIVPPQPPPHEEEYDPYNYSGTPGGHAYAPRTPKIEEEAVFPGSPSVSSPIDRRAPPPSIPSGRVSGRASLDVSRAGAGVRRSMDLHRPSMSMESGFIANDIDLAIQSGWWKQANQVPPVLQGRKDIFFESEESTSTNGGQKTTITREIFILYQDYSQTFLTIRYDPYDPSDVELDQRQEPPPRPLRQDQMEEFYERFGRPISEAVAAKKDSVVADGTPQGLVLELLKPYKDHLPPVGTRAYGALVYSNMANASTQQNDVIRPGDILTIRNARFQGKHGPMHAKYSVEVGKPDHVAIVAEWDGTKKKVRAWEQGRESKKVKVESFKLDDLRSGEVKIWRVMPRSWVGWSSQP; encoded by the exons ATGGCTGCACcgttcaaggtcaaggcccttTACGAGTACTCGTCCCCTCATGAGGACGACCTGAACTTTGGTGTTGGGCAGATCATCACTGTcaccgatgaggaggacgacgactGGTATGGCGGGGAATACCTCGACGACCATGGCGTGAAGCAAGAAGGCATCTTCCCTCGCAACTTTGTCGAAAAGTTCGAGCCTACCGCGCCGCCTCGTCCTACTCGTACTCGTCACAAGAAGGAGCCCGAACCAGCCCAGCCCGCCGAAGATATCGCTGCTCCTCCCCCACCGCCACCTGCGCAACAAGCGCCGCCTCCAGCACCCGtccccgagcccgagcccgagatCGAAGAGGTTCACGAGCCCGTTCACAAGTCTGCTTCTCCCGAGCCTCCTGCCCCGGCTGTCCCGGAGCCTGCACCACCAAAGCCCGTTGAGCCCGTCTCTGCACCAGCTCCCCCGCCCGCAGCTCCCAAAGTTACTGAGCCTCCAGCCCCCGCTCCAGCTCCTGCTCCAGCTGccgcagctcctcctccaaagcCCAAGCCCGGTCCGCCTCCCGTGTCGGAGAAGCCAAAAAGCAGCTCGTTCAAGGATCGCATTGCGGCCTTTAATAAACCCGCAGCGCCTCCCATCGCGCCGTTCAAGCCCAGCGGCCTCGGCGGCTCGGGGTCGGGCTTTGTTAGAAAGCCGTTCGTTGCCCCTCCTCCGAGCAGGCATGCCTACGTGCCTCCCCCGCAGCAAACTCCGACTGCAAAGGTCTACCGGCGAGATGAGGATCCTGAAATCAAAGAGAGGGAAGCTGAGACCCAGGGACAAGCCGAGAGGGCCGGCCTTGTGCCGTCTGAGAGCCAGGAGGGTGGTAATGAGGATCAACCCAAGCCTACTAGCCTAAAAGAGCGCATTGCTCTTCTACAAAAGCAGCAGATGGAACAGGCACAGCGACATGCCGAtgctgctgccaagaaggagaagcccaaAAAGCCTCAAAAGAAGCGCGAGAGTATTGGACATGCCGAAGCCCTTGGCGAAGCGGAGGAGGCACCACAGCAACCTCCTGTTCCTCTTGAGCGCAGAGATACCGAGGATTCAGGTGTCAGGACATCTATAGATGAACCCCGGCCGAACCGCATGCCACCTGCCCCGCGCCGCAGGTCGTCTAAGGGACCCGCGGAACCCATACATGATGGTAATGAGGCGGATATGTCTGGAGCCGGTGACACAACCGAGGGCAACGATGACTTGACGGAGCGCGACGATAGTGATGGTGTGTCTCGACGTGCCTCGAGGGCGCCTACTTTGCCCGTACATACCGGCCCTCCCCCCGAGGCGccgaagaaggaagagagcgataacgaggaggaagaggaggaagaagaagaggacgtTGACCCCGAGGTCAAGCGCAAGGAAGAATtgagggcgaggatggcCAAGATGAGCGGTGGTATGGGTTTCCACGGCATGTTCGGTGCGCCCATGCCCGCAcccgctcctcctcccaagaagaagaaggcaccCAAGCCAGAGCGAACATCTATCGATGAGGGCGTAGAGGAAGCATCGCCTGTGTCTTATGCTGCTCCGCCCATCCCTACTATGATGGCCCTCCCAGGAATGGGAGGCCCTAGGAAGTCAGAGGAGTTGACTCGCCCTGAGGAGGAGCCCGAACCAGCCGCtcgagcaccaccaccacccgtGCCATCTCTGCCACCTCgagtggaggagaaggaagacgaTACGGATGAAGAGGGCGAGACTACTCCTGCTCCCCCTTCAGCCCCTACAA TTCCCCCACGGGATCCCGCAGGACCACCCCCTATTCCTGGCGGCCGACCAGCACCGCCTCCTGTGCCGTCTGACG CTCGACCTCCcccacctcctcccccttcaGACTTGAAGTCTCAAACTGAAGGCTCCGAGTCTGGTGATGAGCTTTCTGGAGGCGGCCGAGAGAGCGAGAGGGAAATGCCTGCGCTTACTGCACGATCTCCTCCTATGCCGCCGATGCCGGTTCAACCCCCTGTTCTACCCGTACGATCTCCCTCTATTTCCCACGATCCCGAAGAGTTTAGCCCTGCATCTCCTAGTTCTACGGCCAACAAGCGACTAAGccggccgccgcctcctaTTCCTGGATCTGCACCAGCTCTCCCCTCGCAGAgccgacctcctcctccacctcccccAGGAGCGCTTCGAAGACAGTCAACCCAAGATACTCAAACGCCAACCCCAACGAGACCGCCCCAGGCCGGTGAGGAAGGAGACGAAGAGGTTACCGAGTATGAGGGTGATTACGATACAGATATTGCCTCCTCGGTCCCTCACAAGGATGCCTTGAAGGCCCACGCTCGCGATTCTAGCCTGGAAGATAACACCCTTCAGTCTCCTGTCGCTGAAGCTCCCTCTAACGTACCACCTCCTATTCCGACCGCCGCAGCCCCCAGGGCTGTCCCTCCTCCGGTCCCTTCACAGCCGCCCCCGGAGAATAAGCGCCGATCTGTCGATGTGCCACGCGCtgctcctccgcctccgcctccaacCCACATagttcctcctcagcctcctcctcatgaGGAAGAGTATGACCCCTATAATTATTCAGGTACTCCTGGTGGACATGCCTACGCTCCTCGAACTCCcaagatcgaggaggaggccgtcTTTCCTGGATCCCCATCTGTTTCTTCTCCTATTGATCGACGAGCCCCTCCGCCATCTATACCTTCCGGCCGAGTCTCTGGCCGAGCATCCCTGGATGTATCAAGAGCAGGTGCCGGAGTCAGACGTTCCATGGATCTCCACCGACCATCAATGTCAATGGAGTCTGGTTTTATCGCTAACGACATCGACCTGGCTATCCAGAGCGGCTGGTGGAAGCAGGCCAACCAGGTGCCCCCTGTTCTCCAAGGCCGCAAGGACATCTTCTTTGAAAGCGAGGAGTCTACCTCAACCAACGGTGGACAAAAGACGACCATCACTCGCGAGATCTTTATCCTATACCAAGACTACTCACAGACCTTTTTGACCATCCGTTACGATCCCTACGACCCGTCTGACGTTGAGCTCGACCAGCGTCAAGAACCCCCGCCTCGCCCTCTTCGACAAGACCAGATGGAAGAGTTCTATGAACGATTCGGTCGTCCCATTTCTGAGGCTGTggccgccaagaaggactCTGTCGTCGCGGATGGCACGCCTCAAGGCCTCGTGCTAGAACTCCTGAAGCCCTACAAGGACCACCTTCCCCCTGTGGGCACCCGCGCATACGGCGCCCTCGTCTACTCCAACATGGCCAACGCATCTACGCAACAAAACGATGTGATCCGCCCCGGCGACATTCTCACCATCCGCAACGCGCGCTTCCAGGGCAAGCATGGTCCCATGCACGCGAAGTACTCTGTCGAGGTTGGCAAACCCGATCACGTTGCCATCGTGGCCGAGTGGGAcggcaccaagaagaaggtgcGTGCCTGGGAGCAGGGCCGCGAGAGCAAAAAGGTCAAGGTTGAGAGCTTCAAGCTCGACGACCTGCGCAGCGGCGAGGTCAAGATCTGGCGCGTCATGCCCCGCAGCTGGGTTGGCTGGAGCAGCCAGCCCTAG
- a CDS encoding RNA polymerase II subunit B1 CTD phosphatase RPAP2-like protein: protein MASTAKQPAKGILKKPKDAAKEPDVDPREVALQHARIIQHRKDLEAEILDSLILLSEYPLVREAPHNAANPAPSDIADFKAHVRLFQPSDYDDLIIERNVNELCGYSLCAKPRRQVGPGGDWKILANGDIVKRKDVEMWCSQKCARRALYVKVQLNETAAWERAGIPDIQIELLDETQTDVDRAAQKLGDLRLEEQRQTARDTAALALERGEREPVQRDKVKVTLKEKDVKAPSPVPDTPEVYDDDHLVVEGYKSKLRPDNEKEDQKK from the coding sequence ATGGCATCAACTGCCAAACAGCCAGCCAAGGGCATTctcaagaagcccaaggatGCCGCCAAAGAGCCCGACGTCGATCCGAGGGAGGTCGCCCTCCAGCACGCCAGGATCATCCAGCATCGCAAAGACCTTGAGGCTGAGATCCTGGATAGTCTCATCCTTCTCTCCGAGTACCCTCTTGTTCGCGAAGCCCCGCACAACGCTGCAAACCCTGCACCGTCCGACATTGCCGACTTCAAGGCTCACGTGCGCCTGTTCCAACCCTCGGATTATGACGACCTCATCATCGAGCGCAACGTCAACGAGCTGTGCGGATACTCACTTTGCGCGAAGCCCCGGCGACAGGTTGGACCTGGTGGCGATTGGAAGATTCTAGCCAACGGAGACATTGTCAAGCGGAAGGATGTCGAGATGTGGTGCTCACAGAAATGCGCCCGTCGCGCCCTCTACGTCAAGGTCCAGCTGAACGAGACGGCTGCATGGGAGCGCGCGGGTATCCCAGACATTCAGATCGAGTTGCTCGACGAGACACAAACAGACGTTGACCGAGCTGCACAGAAGCTGGGCGACCTTAGGCTGGAGGAGCAGCGACAAACAGCTCGAGATACAGCTGCCTTGGCCCTCGAACGCGGCGAGCGCGAACCTGTCCAACGAGACAAGGTCAAAGTTACACTGAAAGAGAAGGACGTCAAGGCGCCTTCCCCTGTTCCAGACACACCGGAAGTCTACGATGATGACCATTTGGTCGTTGAGGGCTACAAGAGTAAACTTCGTCCAGATAATGAAAAGGAGGAccaaaagaaataa
- a CDS encoding Queuine tRNA-ribosyltransferase catalytic subunit 1, protein MQAVKRMASTSNIYKSPALTFELVAKCSTTRARASILTLPHGPVQLPMFMPVATQASLKGITPEQLEETGCRLCLNNTYHLGLKPGQEVLDAIGGAHKLQGWNYNILTDSGGFQMVSLLKLATITEQGVEFLSPHDGTPMLLTPEHSMSLQNSIGSDIMMQLDDVLVTTSPDKARMREAMERSVRWLDRCIVAHKKPDTQNLFCIIQGGLDLDMRRECCREMLARDTPGIAIGGLSGGEAKADYCKVVEACTALLPDLKPRYVMGIGYPEDLVVSVALGADMFDCVWPTRTARFGNAVTKHGVLNMRNKKYAADFEPVEEGCGCMICKPSADGGMGVSRAFVHHNASKETVAAHLLTIHNVYYQLNLMRQIREAVIEDRFPAFVRQFFAWLYPEKTEYPDWAVGALKGVGIDLTTE, encoded by the exons ATGCAAGCGGTCAAGAGGATGGCTTCGACTTCAAACATTTACAAGTCACCGGCTCTGACGTTTGAGCTCGTTGCAAAATGCTCC ACAACTAGGGCGCGGGCTTCGATACTGACACTGCCTCATGGGCCAGTTCAGCTTCCTATGTTCATGCCTGTGGCCACTCAGGCCTCTCTCAAGGGTATCACTCCTGAACAACTCGAGGAGACAGGCTGCCGCCTGTGTTTGAACAACACATACCACCTTGGTTTGAAGCCAGGACAAGAGGTTCTCGATGCTATCGGTGGAGCTCACAAGCTTCAAGGATGGAACTACAACATCCTGACTGACAGTGGAGG CTTTCAGATGGTCAGTTTGCTCAAGCTTGCGACTATCACTGAGCAGGGTGTCGAGTTTCTGAGCCCTCACGATGGCACACCTATGCTCCTCACCCCCGAGCACTCCATGTCGTTACAAAACAGCATCGGTAGCGACATTATGATGCAGCTTGACGATGTTCTTGTCACAACTTCACCCGACAAGGCTCGCATGAGAGAAGCTATGGAGCGCAGCGTGCGGTGGCTAGATCGCTGTATAGTAGCACACAAGAAGCCCGACACACAGAACCTCTTTTGTATCATCCAGGGTGGTCTAGATCTCGATATGCGACGAGAATGCTGCCGAGAGATGCTGGCTCGCGACACCCCCGGCATAGCCATAGGAGGCCTCAGCGGCGGTGAGGCTAAAGCGGATTACTGCAAGGTCGTAGAGGCTTGCACAGCACTGCTCCCTGACCTCAAGCCGCGGTATGTTATGGGCATTGGTTATCCTGAAGACCTGGTGGTGAGCGTTGCTCTTGGCGCCGACATGTTCGACTGTGTGTGGCCTACGAGGACAGCTCGATTCGGCAACGCCGTCACCAAGCACGGCGTTCTCAACATGCGCAATAAGAAGTACGCTGCCGACTTTGAGCCCGTCGAGGAGGGTTGTGGCTGCATGATCTGCAAGCCGTCCGCTGATGGAGGGATGGGTGTCAGCCGAGCCTTTGTGCACCACAACGCCTCCAAGGAGACTGTGGCTGCTCATCTATTGACAATACACAACGTGTACTACCAACTGAACCTCATGAGGCAGATCCGAGAGGCCGTCATCGAGGACCGCTTCCCAGCTTTCGTGCGACAGTTCTTCGCATGGTTATACCCTGAGAAGACTGAGTATCCGGACTGGGCAGTCGGCGCACTGAAGGGAGTTGGTATAGACTTGACAACGGAATAG